A single region of the Zootoca vivipara chromosome 2, rZooViv1.1, whole genome shotgun sequence genome encodes:
- the LOC118080138 gene encoding C-type lectin domain family 2 member E-like — protein sequence MIDSQEEMSFLRRYKGPADQWIGLQRIDDQEPWKWIDGTIFNNWFEIQGDGECAYINHQGVASSSGRSEEPWICSKPVHR from the exons ATGATTGACTCCCAAGAAGAGATG AGCTTCTTGAGACGTTACAAAGGTCCTGCTGACCAGTGGATTGGTCTCCAAAGGATTGATGACCAGGAGCCTTGGAAATGGATTGATGGCACCATTTTCAATAACTG GTTTGAAATTCAGGGAGATGGAGAATGTGCTTACATAAACCATCAAGGTGTTGCCAGCTCCAGTGGCCGAAGTGAAGAACCCTGGATCTGCAGCAAACCAGTTCACAGATGA
- the LOC118080139 gene encoding killer cell lectin-like receptor subfamily B member 1B allele C — translation MPIHFNDFICFAETALQLEAEKGGNVLNNGGCNAFLRHNFCNQNQTRSSVTSPCKVCPVQWKLHRDKCYWQSEVIKTWEESKHDCSTRDSQLLVIQDKEEMDFIKNITKHSKYWIGLLKSEKKWIWITRSQLDQSLFSEPDYAKGNSCAVLRYKVTSESCGSVLRWICQKDPLLL, via the exons atgcccattcattttaatgactTCATTTGTTTTGCCGAAACAGCTTTACAGTTGGAAgctgaaaaggggggaaatgtgctgaacAATGGTGGATGCAATGCCTTCCTAAGACACAACTTCTGCAATCAAAATCAGACTAGGTCCTCAG TTACTTCACCTTGCAAAGTGTGCCCTGTACAATGGAAGCTCCACAGGGACAAATGCTACTGGCAATCGGAAGTCATAAAAACCTGGGAAGAGAGCAAACATGACTGTTCAACAAGGGATTCTCAACTGCTGGTCATCCAAGACAAGGAGGAGATG GATTTCATaaaaaacattacaaaacattcaaaatactGGATTGGACTATTAAAATCGGAGAAGAAATGGATTTGGATTACACGCTCCCAGCTTGATCAGAGTCT ATTTTCAGAACCAGACTATGCTAAAGGAAACTCTTGTGCTGTACTAAGATATAAAGTCACCTCTGAAAGCTGCGGTAGTGTACTTAGGTGGATTTGCCAGAAAGACCCGCTCCTACTGTGA